The window TCTAAAATTTATTGATGAAAATATCAGCGTTGAGGACGCTCATGATGTTCTCGATAGTTTACAGTGGATGTAGGAGTTGTTAAATTGGACGTTGTAGGAAAAATTGTATCAGGTGATTTTAGCGGGATAATAATCAGGCAGAAAACAGGAGTTGACATAGAACTGGGTGAATTACTCGTCGCAAGGGAGGGCAACGGATATTTCATACTGCAGGTTTTTGATATATCTTATGGATCACAAATACCCGAAAGAATTAGAAGTTTAGCGGCAGGTTTAAAGTTAGAGGAAGTCTCGAACCTATCTTTTTTAGATAGTGAGCTTTCTAATTTTATTCTTATTATTCTAAAGCCCATCCTTTTTGTCACTCCAAACCGTTATCATCTGCCAAAAAAACTTCCTAAGTTTTTTTCTGCAGTTGAAAGGATAAAAGAAGAAGATCTAAAATTCCTTGAAAAGCCGAATAGGCCACTCTACTTTGGGAAAATAAGAAGTGGTTCGAGAGTTCTAGACATTGATGTATTCCTTAGGGGAGATGATGTTATTACCCACCATATGTTAATCTCGGCTTCTACAGGCAAGGGAAAATCCAATCTTGTTAAAGTCCTTACCTATAATTTGTTGAACGAAACTTATGCTGGTTTACTAGTCATTGATCCTCATGATGAATACTATGGGAGGACAAAAAAAGGATTAAAGGATCATCCCAACGCTAGAAATAAACTTATCTACTATTCCACAAATCCACCTCCTGGTGCAAGTACTCTTATCCTTGATTTAAAAACAATTAAACCTTGGCACCTCACAGGCATAGTATCTTTGACAGAAGCCCAAATAGAATGTATTTATCTATTTTATAATAGGGATAAAGAAAACTGGATAGAAAATATCGTACTTGCAGAGAGAGAAGAGGGGGTTTCTGCGGTAACACTTGATGTTCTTAAAAGAAAATTCAACAATGTGTTTGGGATATCTTCAGAAGATGGACAAATTTCTTTTAGAAGCAGTTTATTCTCAAATAACAGTGGCGTTACTACAATAAAGAATGTAGTTGATAATCTAGAAAATGGAAAAACAGTTATTATCGATACCTCAAAACTTGGGGGGGAAGTAGAACTTTTAATTGGGGGGATATTTGCCGAGGGTATTTTTTCTCGGTATCGTGATTTGAGTTCTAAAGGACATCTTCAAAATAAACCATGTGTTAGTATAATAATTGAAGAGGCACCAAGGGTACTTGGTAAAGAGGTACTTGATAAAGGAGCAAACATTTTTGGGACGATTGCAAGAGAAGGAAGAAAATTCAGAGTAGGCATTGTAGCCATAACTCAACTTCCAAGCCTTATACCAAAGGAGATACTTGCAAATATGAATACAAAAATAATTATGGGAACTGAAATGTCGAATGAGAGAAGCGCATTAATAGAAAGCTCACCACAAGATATATCTGAAGAATCAAGAAACATTGCTAGTCTTGACATAGGAGAAGCACTCCTAACATCCACATTTTCTAAATTAGCAATACCTTTGAAAATACCTCTTTTTGAAGACATCTTCAAAGACGATATAACATTTGTAAAAGATAGAACTACCGTTAGAGGGGTCGACTTAGAGTGAAATTTTCGCATATGGCCGATCTTCATTTGGGAGGCTGGAGAGAAGATACTTTAAGAGAAATCGGAATAAAAACATTTGAAAAAGCCATCGATATATCTATTCAGGAAAATGTTGACTTTATATTGATTTCCGGAGACCTTTTTGATTCTTCCAACCCTACAATTGATGTTATGGCAAAAGCTGCAAAGAAATTATACGAGCTTAAGGTAAAAGAAATACCGGTCTATGTTATTGAAGGTTCCCACGATTTTTCCCCTACAGGCAGAACAATACTAAAAGTCTTTCATGAAGCAGGACTTCTAAAAAGAGTTACTTCTGGAGAGCAGACAAAAGAAAAACTAATCTTGAAAGGAGTTGTAGATGAAAAAACAAAAATTAAGCTTTATGGTATATCGGGAATTAGAGGTAGTCTAGAGAAGGCCACATACACTTTACTGGATAGAAAGGATCTAGAAAATCAAGAGGGGCAAAAAATATTCTTATTTCATTCCGCTATACAAGAGCTAAAACCAGATAATCTTTACCAAATGGAATCAATGCCAATTTCTTTGCTTCCTAAAGGATTCTTTTATTATGCAGGTGGGCATATTCATGAGAAAGGGGAATTTGAAATCGGTGACTACAAGAACATCGTATTTCCGGGAGCATTATTCCCTAATAATATTGATGAACTTTTATCTTTCAAAATGGGCGGATTTTACTTAGTTGATTATAATAATGGGATTCTAAACAAAAAATATATTCCAATAAAAGTTGCGCCAGTTATTCTTTTAGAAATCAATTTGGAAGGAACCCATACAATTAATGTTGAAGAGAAAGTCAGACAGGCAGCTGATAAAAATGTTTTAAAAGATAGCATAGTTGTCCTAAAGTTTAAGGGAAAAATTGAGGGCAGTCTTTCTGATATTAATTTCAAAAAGATCAATTTATATCTAGAAAATAAAGGTGTACTTTTAGTAAAAAGAGATACAAGAGAAATTAAAGCCAAAGAGTTTAAGGAAATAAAAAATTCTTCATTAACAAAAGAAAAACTTGAGGAAGATGTGATAGTCCGACATAAAGATCAGATTAAAATTAAAGATTGTCAAACAGAAACAGTTTCTTTTGTGAAGACTTTTATGAATATTCTATCAAGGGAGAAAAAAGAAGGCGAAAAAAAAGATGATTATAACAAAGGAATTCTTAGCGAGTCCATAGAGTATCTTTCAAAAAATAATCTTCTGGAGGATTTGGATGAAACTTCTCTCACTTGAAATGCTTAATATAAGAAGTTACCAGCATCAAAAAATAGATTTTCCAGAAGGATCATTTTTATTGTCAGGGGATATTGGATTTGGCAAATCAACTATACTATTATCAATAGAGTTTGCACTTTTTGGTTTGGGAGATATTTTGGCTTCTTCCCTCCTTAGGCGGGGTGAGCGAGAGGGAATGGTCCGTTTAGAATTTGAATTAGCGGGAAAGGAAATAATAGTTGGGAGAAGTCTACAAAAAAAAGGGGATGCAATCTCACAGACAACTGGTTATATTTCAATTGATGGTAACAGAAAAGAAATGACGCCCAGCGAACTTAAAGTAGAAATACTCTCTTTATTGGGATACCCCAAAGAATTGTCCTCAAAACAAAAAAATCCGAT is drawn from Methanofastidiosum sp. and contains these coding sequences:
- a CDS encoding ATP-binding protein, whose protein sequence is MDVVGKIVSGDFSGIIIRQKTGVDIELGELLVAREGNGYFILQVFDISYGSQIPERIRSLAAGLKLEEVSNLSFLDSELSNFILIILKPILFVTPNRYHLPKKLPKFFSAVERIKEEDLKFLEKPNRPLYFGKIRSGSRVLDIDVFLRGDDVITHHMLISASTGKGKSNLVKVLTYNLLNETYAGLLVIDPHDEYYGRTKKGLKDHPNARNKLIYYSTNPPPGASTLILDLKTIKPWHLTGIVSLTEAQIECIYLFYNRDKENWIENIVLAEREEGVSAVTLDVLKRKFNNVFGISSEDGQISFRSSLFSNNSGVTTIKNVVDNLENGKTVIIDTSKLGGEVELLIGGIFAEGIFSRYRDLSSKGHLQNKPCVSIIIEEAPRVLGKEVLDKGANIFGTIAREGRKFRVGIVAITQLPSLIPKEILANMNTKIIMGTEMSNERSALIESSPQDISEESRNIASLDIGEALLTSTFSKLAIPLKIPLFEDIFKDDITFVKDRTTVRGVDLE
- a CDS encoding DNA repair exonuclease; this encodes MKFSHMADLHLGGWREDTLREIGIKTFEKAIDISIQENVDFILISGDLFDSSNPTIDVMAKAAKKLYELKVKEIPVYVIEGSHDFSPTGRTILKVFHEAGLLKRVTSGEQTKEKLILKGVVDEKTKIKLYGISGIRGSLEKATYTLLDRKDLENQEGQKIFLFHSAIQELKPDNLYQMESMPISLLPKGFFYYAGGHIHEKGEFEIGDYKNIVFPGALFPNNIDELLSFKMGGFYLVDYNNGILNKKYIPIKVAPVILLEINLEGTHTINVEEKVRQAADKNVLKDSIVVLKFKGKIEGSLSDINFKKINLYLENKGVLLVKRDTREIKAKEFKEIKNSSLTKEKLEEDVIVRHKDQIKIKDCQTETVSFVKTFMNILSREKKEGEKKDDYNKGILSESIEYLSKNNLLEDLDETSLT